A window of Tautonia plasticadhaerens contains these coding sequences:
- a CDS encoding Uma2 family endonuclease yields MASTTHAPTIATDPPRTVAELLERLGGVPADRVRFRPTPGTATEEDLVRIIDRENMPCELVEGVLVEKTMGYRESQIAVIIAALLLQFVRPRRLGIVLGEAGTLRILPNLVRIPDTCFISRDRFPGGKRPNEPIPDLAPDLAVEVISKSNTKAEMDRKLREYFEAGTRIVWMVDPKSRTVRVHTGPSARQSTVKKLGDRLDGGEVLPGFAVGVAELFPDEEA; encoded by the coding sequence TTGGCCTCGACCACCCACGCCCCGACCATCGCCACCGACCCGCCCCGGACCGTCGCCGAGCTGCTCGAACGGCTCGGCGGCGTGCCGGCCGATCGCGTCCGATTCCGGCCCACTCCGGGGACGGCCACGGAGGAGGATCTGGTCCGAATCATCGACCGCGAGAACATGCCGTGCGAGCTGGTCGAGGGAGTCTTGGTGGAGAAGACGATGGGCTATCGTGAGTCCCAAATCGCGGTGATCATCGCGGCGTTGCTGCTCCAGTTCGTCCGCCCACGCCGGTTGGGCATTGTCCTTGGAGAGGCGGGGACGCTCCGCATCCTGCCCAATCTGGTCCGCATTCCAGATACATGCTTCATCTCCCGGGACCGGTTCCCGGGCGGCAAGCGGCCGAACGAGCCGATCCCAGACCTCGCACCCGACCTCGCCGTCGAGGTGATCAGCAAGAGCAACACGAAGGCGGAGATGGATCGGAAGCTCCGCGAGTACTTCGAGGCCGGGACCCGGATTGTCTGGATGGTGGACCCGAAGTCGAGGACGGTTCGCGTCCACACCGGGCCCTCGGCGAGGCAGTCGACGGTGAAGAAGCTCGGCGACCGGCTCGACGGCGGCGAGGTGCTGCCGGGGTTCGCCGTCGGGGTGGCCGAACTGTTCCCCGACGAAGAGGCCTGA
- a CDS encoding DUF1579 domain-containing protein, whose product MLRATIAAVLAVTVSVPVLAQDQGQGQAPDPESFLPKPTAEHELLKRDVGTWDAKISTYMGGPDAPPEVSEGVETNRMLGDLWVVSDFQGSFAGMPFTGHAQVGFDSKADHFVMSWIDSVSTSLMTLQGTYDPASKTLTMTGKVYDPMLEKEVEHQSVTRYIDEDHRVFTMSMKAPELGDDWVKGMEIEYTRREADAPE is encoded by the coding sequence ATGCTTCGAGCGACGATCGCGGCGGTGCTGGCGGTGACGGTGTCGGTGCCGGTGCTCGCCCAGGACCAGGGCCAGGGCCAGGCGCCCGACCCCGAGTCCTTCCTGCCGAAGCCGACGGCCGAGCACGAGCTGCTCAAGCGGGATGTCGGCACCTGGGACGCGAAGATCAGCACCTACATGGGAGGCCCCGACGCCCCCCCGGAGGTCTCCGAGGGGGTCGAGACGAACCGGATGCTCGGCGACCTCTGGGTCGTCAGCGACTTCCAGGGCAGCTTCGCCGGCATGCCCTTCACCGGCCACGCCCAGGTCGGCTTCGACTCGAAGGCCGACCACTTCGTGATGAGCTGGATCGACTCGGTGAGCACCTCACTCATGACCTTGCAGGGCACCTATGACCCCGCCTCCAAGACCCTGACCATGACCGGCAAGGTCTACGACCCGATGCTGGAGAAGGAGGTCGAGCACCAGTCGGTCACCCGCTACATCGACGAGGACCATCGGGTCTTCACCATGTCCATGAAGGCCCCCGAGCTGGGCGACGACTGGGTCAAGGGCATGGAGATCGAGTACACCCGGCGCGAGGCCGACGCCCCGGAGTGA
- a CDS encoding GNAT family N-acetyltransferase — protein sequence MTGEGPVADLTIRPETPDDLDAVRLVNEAAFGQPAEADLVDALRRSSRPFLSMVAERSGTVVGHVAFSPVTINGPHPSDATPPILLGLAPVAVRPGEQGRGVGSALIRSGLEACRAIGAGAIVVLGHPTYYPRFGFEVAARLGLRCEYDVPEDAFLVVELIPGALDGRSGTVRYHEAFSAV from the coding sequence ATGACGGGCGAGGGTCCCGTTGCCGACCTGACCATCCGACCCGAGACCCCGGACGACCTCGACGCCGTCCGGCTCGTGAACGAAGCGGCGTTCGGCCAGCCCGCCGAGGCCGACCTCGTCGACGCCCTCCGGCGCTCCTCCCGTCCGTTCCTCTCGATGGTGGCGGAGCGATCGGGAACGGTCGTCGGCCACGTCGCCTTCAGCCCGGTGACGATCAACGGCCCCCACCCATCGGATGCGACTCCCCCGATCCTCCTCGGCCTGGCCCCGGTGGCCGTCCGGCCCGGGGAGCAGGGCAGGGGGGTCGGCTCAGCCCTGATCCGATCGGGGCTGGAGGCGTGCCGGGCGATCGGCGCCGGGGCGATCGTCGTGCTCGGCCACCCGACCTACTACCCGAGGTTCGGCTTCGAGGTCGCCGCCCGGCTCGGCCTCCGGTGCGAATACGACGTGCCCGAGGACGCCTTCCTCGTCGTCGAGCTGATCCCCGGTGCCCTCGACGGCCGGTCGGGCACCGTCCGCTACCACGAAGCGTTCTCGGCCGTCTGA
- a CDS encoding 6-phosphofructokinase — protein MATAAAAPIRRIGISTGGGDAPGLNAVIRAAVVSALRRGWEVVGIRDGFDGVLVPDRFHDGGLMPLTLDRVRGITHLGGTILGTTNKNNPLRYPVARPDGSVEPVDRTPELAERLLENIDALIAIGGDGSMEIAHALSRRGVRVVGVPKTIDNDLDGTVVTFGFATAVAFATECIDRLHSTAEAHQRVMVVEVMGRYAGWIALHCGIAGSADVILMPEIPFDLEPVARKVEARGRLGRPFTMVVVAEGARPKGGEVSLVPGEPGRVERLGGMGEKVAEGIRAATGRDVRTVVLGHLLRGGTPEPSDRLLALRFGAAAVRALATDHTGVMVALDPPDVKYVPLDVATHRMKSVPLDCDTMLTGRDLGICFGD, from the coding sequence ATGGCGACTGCGGCAGCGGCGCCGATCCGGCGGATCGGCATCTCGACCGGCGGGGGTGACGCCCCGGGGCTCAACGCGGTGATCCGGGCCGCGGTCGTCTCGGCGCTGCGCCGGGGCTGGGAGGTCGTGGGGATCCGGGACGGCTTCGACGGCGTCCTCGTCCCCGATCGCTTCCACGACGGCGGCCTCATGCCGCTGACGCTCGACCGGGTGCGGGGCATCACCCACCTCGGCGGCACGATCCTCGGCACGACCAACAAGAACAACCCCCTGCGCTACCCCGTCGCGCGCCCCGACGGCTCGGTCGAGCCGGTCGACCGCACCCCCGAGCTGGCCGAGCGGCTGCTGGAGAATATCGACGCCCTGATCGCCATCGGCGGCGACGGCTCGATGGAGATCGCCCACGCGCTGAGCCGCCGCGGGGTCCGGGTGGTGGGCGTGCCCAAGACGATCGACAACGACCTGGACGGCACGGTCGTCACGTTCGGCTTCGCCACGGCGGTCGCCTTCGCCACCGAGTGCATCGACCGGCTGCACTCCACCGCCGAGGCCCACCAGCGGGTGATGGTGGTCGAGGTGATGGGCCGCTATGCCGGCTGGATCGCCCTGCACTGCGGCATCGCCGGCTCGGCCGACGTGATCCTGATGCCCGAGATCCCCTTCGACCTGGAGCCGGTCGCCCGCAAGGTCGAGGCCCGGGGTCGCCTCGGCCGCCCGTTCACCATGGTCGTCGTCGCCGAGGGGGCCAGGCCGAAGGGGGGGGAGGTCTCGCTCGTCCCCGGCGAGCCCGGCCGGGTCGAGCGGCTCGGGGGCATGGGGGAGAAGGTCGCCGAGGGGATCCGGGCCGCCACCGGCCGGGACGTCCGGACCGTGGTCCTCGGCCACCTGCTCCGGGGGGGCACCCCCGAGCCCTCCGACCGCCTGCTCGCCCTCCGCTTCGGCGCCGCCGCCGTCCGCGCCCTCGCCACGGACCACACGGGCGTGATGGTGGCCCTCGACCCCCCCGACGTGAAGTACGTCCCCCTCGACGTCGCCACCCACCGCATGAAGTCCGTCCCCCTGGACTGCGACACCATGCTCACCGGCCGGGATCTGGGCATCTGCTTCGGCGACTGA
- a CDS encoding ABC transporter permease, with the protein MQSRRRWRLGPGPVFAWEWLTGSRRWQLYAGRVLFGMVLLLSIWAVWERFAGRVMDLSVLGQLGTSLYVSYALTQLGLVCLVTPAVTSGAICQEKARGSLLHLLTTDLSDAEIVFGKLLARLVPVGMLLATGVPVLMICGLLGGLDPNAVLGAVAVTAGTALLCCSGALMISVWARKPHGALMGAYFALTMWLLLVPAGEIVALFGLSLMGGPGGQPSWLPVLFLLFEPGARLSLGMPPSWLAPLHPFWMVLAPYSAPGTVTLADQLRFLGLSALGSGVMALVSVRSLRRVYLGQLGRPRKATKYLRLPQFGRRKPEQGLGGRGWLPGPSLDANPVLWREWHRNAPSLPQRILWHIFVITSVVLYLPLIVDAAMPGRPMLSEWLLGVANGFTVTYGLLLLSVSSSTSMSEERARGSLDILMSTPLPTSKIVWGKWWGAYRGVLFLALMPAAVAVLLGVKNLKVLEPTLTIGLILSQGAILTSLGVLLATRIEKQGRAVGLSVAAFGALSFGWPLLVVVMGLGTGPRQRGLEALLLQAPWYGSHRLLDPMVEWTSYRSYGWRYDNAAEILTWGAIWLVLNTMLAALLVARTLSGFNRHLGRMDENPDYAGRATVVLESGPDLPLPQGPTTLAPSAARQT; encoded by the coding sequence ATGCAGAGCCGACGCCGATGGAGGCTGGGGCCGGGGCCGGTCTTCGCCTGGGAGTGGCTGACCGGGTCGAGGCGTTGGCAGCTCTACGCCGGCCGGGTGCTCTTCGGCATGGTCCTGCTGCTGAGCATCTGGGCCGTCTGGGAGCGGTTCGCCGGCCGGGTGATGGACCTCTCGGTGCTGGGCCAGCTGGGCACGTCGCTCTACGTCTCCTACGCGCTCACGCAGCTCGGGCTGGTCTGCCTGGTGACCCCGGCGGTGACCTCCGGCGCCATCTGCCAGGAGAAGGCGAGGGGGAGCCTGCTGCACCTGCTGACGACGGATCTGAGCGACGCCGAGATCGTCTTCGGCAAGCTGTTGGCCCGGCTCGTCCCGGTGGGGATGCTGCTGGCCACGGGGGTGCCGGTCTTGATGATCTGCGGCCTGCTCGGCGGCCTGGACCCGAACGCCGTGCTCGGCGCCGTCGCCGTGACGGCGGGCACGGCCCTGCTGTGCTGCTCGGGGGCCCTGATGATCTCGGTCTGGGCCCGGAAGCCGCACGGGGCGTTGATGGGGGCCTACTTCGCCCTGACGATGTGGCTCTTGCTGGTGCCGGCCGGCGAAATCGTCGCCCTGTTCGGGCTCTCATTGATGGGCGGACCCGGCGGCCAGCCATCCTGGTTGCCAGTGCTCTTCCTGCTGTTCGAGCCCGGCGCCCGGCTCTCCCTGGGCATGCCGCCCTCGTGGCTGGCCCCGTTGCATCCCTTCTGGATGGTCCTCGCACCCTATTCGGCGCCGGGGACGGTCACGCTGGCCGACCAGCTCCGGTTCCTCGGGCTGTCGGCGTTGGGCTCGGGGGTGATGGCCCTCGTCTCGGTCCGGTCGCTGCGGCGGGTCTACCTGGGGCAGCTCGGCCGGCCGAGGAAGGCGACGAAGTACCTCCGGCTGCCGCAATTCGGGAGGAGGAAACCGGAACAGGGCCTCGGCGGGCGGGGGTGGCTGCCGGGGCCTTCGCTGGACGCCAACCCGGTGCTCTGGCGGGAGTGGCACCGCAACGCGCCGAGCCTGCCGCAGCGGATCCTCTGGCACATCTTCGTGATCACGTCGGTGGTGCTCTACCTGCCGTTGATCGTCGACGCCGCCATGCCCGGCCGGCCGATGCTCAGCGAGTGGCTGCTGGGGGTCGCCAACGGGTTCACGGTGACCTACGGGCTGCTGCTGTTGAGCGTCTCCTCGTCGACCTCGATGTCGGAGGAGCGGGCGAGGGGGAGCCTCGACATCCTGATGAGCACGCCCCTGCCGACCTCGAAGATCGTCTGGGGAAAGTGGTGGGGGGCCTATCGCGGGGTCCTGTTCCTGGCCCTGATGCCGGCGGCGGTGGCCGTCTTGCTCGGGGTCAAGAACCTGAAGGTGCTGGAACCGACGCTGACAATCGGCCTGATCCTCTCCCAGGGGGCGATCCTCACCAGCCTCGGCGTGCTCCTGGCGACGAGGATCGAGAAGCAGGGCCGGGCCGTCGGCCTGAGCGTCGCCGCCTTCGGCGCGCTCAGCTTCGGCTGGCCGCTGCTGGTGGTGGTGATGGGCCTGGGCACGGGCCCGCGCCAGCGGGGGCTGGAGGCGCTCCTGCTCCAGGCCCCCTGGTACGGCTCGCATCGGTTGCTCGACCCGATGGTCGAGTGGACCTCGTACCGCTCCTACGGCTGGCGGTACGACAACGCCGCCGAGATTCTGACCTGGGGGGCCATCTGGCTGGTCCTCAACACGATGCTCGCCGCCCTGCTGGTCGCTCGGACGCTCTCCGGCTTCAACCGACACCTCGGCCGGATGGACGAGAATCCCGACTATGCGGGCCGGGCGACCGTGGTGCTGGAGTCGGGCCCAGACCTGCCTCTCCCTCAGGGCCCCACGACCCTCGCCCCGTCGGCCGCCCGGCAGACGTAG
- the hpnH gene encoding adenosyl-hopene transferase HpnH encodes MRYPFGFTLAQAKHRNRMERAGLRRYPTVLMLEPLYTCNLACIGCSTERYTGKLKDRMTVEQCLKAVDDCGAPIVNICGGEPTLYPELKELIDALIARNKYIIICTNALRLHDKFYGVIPPSDHLFLMVHLDGMRETHDYITRKAGVFDTAIEAIRQGKDLGYTVYLNTTVYKQTDVAEVEQLCKLVDELKAKGILISPGYEYESVEADVFLTKDQIHEKFRAIREFSKRYKISATPAFLEFAAGLRELTCAPWSTVNYTPKGWKAPCYLIEGEGYVDDWATFWGSTDWEYWESRQDRRCQNCKMHSGFEHSAVTDAMKTVRGTVQLAAWSLGG; translated from the coding sequence ATGCGATACCCCTTCGGATTCACCCTGGCCCAGGCCAAGCACCGCAACCGCATGGAACGCGCCGGGCTGCGGCGATACCCGACGGTCCTGATGCTGGAGCCGCTCTACACCTGCAACCTCGCCTGCATCGGCTGCTCGACCGAGCGCTACACCGGCAAGCTCAAGGACCGGATGACCGTCGAGCAGTGCCTCAAGGCGGTCGACGACTGCGGCGCCCCGATCGTCAACATCTGCGGCGGGGAGCCGACGCTCTACCCCGAGCTGAAGGAGCTGATCGACGCCCTGATCGCCCGAAACAAGTACATCATCATCTGCACCAATGCGCTCCGGCTGCACGACAAGTTCTACGGCGTCATCCCGCCCAGCGACCACCTCTTCCTGATGGTCCACCTCGACGGCATGCGGGAGACGCACGACTACATCACCAGGAAGGCCGGCGTCTTCGACACCGCCATCGAGGCGATCCGCCAGGGCAAGGACCTCGGCTACACCGTCTACCTCAACACCACCGTCTACAAGCAGACCGACGTGGCCGAGGTGGAGCAACTCTGCAAGCTCGTCGACGAGTTGAAGGCCAAGGGCATCCTCATCTCTCCCGGCTACGAATACGAGAGCGTCGAGGCCGACGTCTTCCTGACCAAGGACCAGATCCACGAGAAGTTCCGGGCGATCCGGGAGTTCTCGAAGCGGTACAAGATCAGCGCCACCCCCGCCTTCCTCGAATTCGCCGCCGGCCTCCGGGAGCTAACCTGCGCCCCCTGGTCCACCGTCAACTACACCCCCAAGGGCTGGAAGGCCCCCTGCTATCTGATCGAGGGGGAGGGCTACGTCGACGACTGGGCCACCTTCTGGGGGTCGACCGACTGGGAGTACTGGGAGTCCCGCCAGGACCGCCGCTGCCAGAACTGCAAGATGCACTCCGGATTCGAGCACAGCGCCGTCACCGACGCCATGAAGACCGTCAGGGGCACCGTCCAGCTCGCCGCCTGGTCGCTCGGCGGCTGA
- a CDS encoding VOC family protein, which yields MIRGLRTVVYPAPDLAAGKDWYRRVLEIEPYFDEPFYVGFNVGGFELGLVPDGTPGALGAVAYWGVPDAPAALARLEGLGATVREPVTDVGGGIKVASVLDPFGNAFGVIENPHFDPGAVR from the coding sequence ATGATCCGAGGGCTCCGCACCGTCGTCTACCCGGCGCCGGACCTGGCCGCCGGCAAGGACTGGTATCGCCGGGTGCTCGAGATCGAACCGTACTTCGACGAGCCCTTCTACGTCGGGTTCAACGTCGGCGGCTTCGAGCTGGGCCTGGTCCCCGACGGCACTCCCGGCGCCCTCGGCGCCGTCGCCTACTGGGGGGTCCCCGACGCCCCCGCCGCCCTCGCCAGGCTGGAGGGACTGGGGGCCACCGTCCGCGAGCCGGTGACCGACGTCGGCGGCGGCATCAAGGTCGCCTCGGTGCTCGACCCCTTCGGCAACGCCTTCGGCGTCATCGAGAACCCCCACTTCGATCCCGGGGCCGTCCGATGA
- a CDS encoding YidH family protein — MPDDGAPIPGSPAPEPDPRVVLAAERTLLAWMRTGLALMGFGFVVARFGWFLREMAAVGHHEPDPGTTASLWIGTGLVALGVWVLVGSTVRYRSYLRSLERDTHAIPGPGLGTAVSLVLATLGVGMVAYLLVMGLRG; from the coding sequence ATGCCCGATGACGGGGCCCCGATCCCCGGATCTCCCGCCCCCGAGCCCGACCCCCGGGTGGTCCTGGCCGCCGAGCGGACCCTGCTGGCCTGGATGCGGACCGGCCTGGCCCTGATGGGCTTCGGCTTCGTCGTGGCCCGGTTCGGCTGGTTCCTCCGCGAGATGGCGGCCGTCGGCCACCACGAGCCCGACCCCGGCACCACCGCTTCGCTCTGGATCGGCACCGGGCTGGTGGCGCTGGGGGTCTGGGTCCTCGTCGGCTCGACCGTGCGCTACCGGAGTTACCTCCGCTCGCTCGAACGAGACACCCACGCCATCCCCGGGCCCGGCCTGGGGACGGCGGTCTCCCTCGTCCTGGCGACGCTCGGCGTGGGGATGGTCGCCTACCTCCTCGTCATGGGGCTGCGGGGCTGA
- a CDS encoding DUF4058 family protein, with protein sequence MPGPFPGMDPYLEDHDLWPGLHQGFMTFLWSALNEGLPDRYVANLNERLYIDDPNRAIVPDAAVFERSSPGGRPWGNPGAAGAAVLDPPWLVDWPAEEIREGFVEILPAREPDRVVAVIELLSPSNKAAGSTGRASYQAKQAEILGSPAHLIEIDLLRDGEHTVAVSRHQLARRGRYHYLTCLNRGSGPRWRSEVWARTIRDRLPRIAVPLLDDDPDLVLDLQPLLDRCYDAGAYGRRIDYAAEPVPPLTRADAEWVDALLREEGRRG encoded by the coding sequence ATGCCCGGCCCGTTCCCCGGGATGGACCCGTACCTGGAGGATCACGACCTCTGGCCCGGGCTCCATCAAGGCTTCATGACCTTCTTGTGGTCGGCCCTGAACGAGGGTCTTCCCGACCGATATGTCGCCAACTTGAACGAACGGCTCTACATCGACGACCCGAATCGGGCCATCGTCCCCGACGCCGCCGTCTTCGAACGATCATCGCCGGGCGGGCGTCCCTGGGGCAACCCCGGGGCGGCGGGGGCGGCGGTGCTGGACCCGCCCTGGTTGGTCGACTGGCCGGCCGAGGAGATCCGAGAGGGGTTCGTCGAGATCCTGCCGGCCCGGGAACCCGATCGGGTCGTCGCCGTGATCGAGCTGCTCAGCCCCTCGAACAAGGCGGCCGGGTCGACGGGCCGGGCGTCCTACCAGGCCAAGCAGGCGGAGATCCTCGGGAGCCCGGCCCACCTGATCGAGATCGACCTGCTCCGGGACGGCGAGCACACCGTGGCCGTCTCCCGGCACCAGCTCGCCCGGCGGGGGCGCTATCATTACCTCACCTGTCTGAACCGGGGCAGCGGCCCGAGGTGGCGGTCGGAGGTCTGGGCCCGGACGATCCGGGATCGGCTCCCCCGGATCGCCGTCCCGCTGCTCGACGACGACCCCGACCTCGTCCTCGACCTGCAACCGCTGCTCGATCGCTGCTACGACGCCGGCGCCTACGGCCGACGGATCGACTACGCCGCCGAGCCCGTCCCCCCGCTGACCCGGGCCGATGCCGAGTGGGTCGACGCGCTGCTCCGCGAGGAGGGCCGTCGGGGGTGA
- the galK gene encoding galactokinase has protein sequence MPTSPDARARAAFRDRFGAEPTSIGLAPGRVELLGNHTDYNGGLVLASAVDRETAVAGRVVGGRRARIASESFEEVYEFSVDDPTPDPSGPWGRYVRGVVLAMASRFGPIRSGFEATVAGDVPVGAGLSSSASLEASAAMFLIGAGLVDPGPIDDAARMDLARLLQKAENEYVGVASGLLDQFCALLGRADHALMLDCLSHTHDRVSMGNPAPAIVVCDSKTSRRLADGMYNRRREECDRVVSYFREHPPASSLGDPYRPPPPVESLRDVTLADLNAYWDRLDPVGRRRARHVLAENDRVRRGAEALRRGDAAWLGRLMSESHESSRDDFENSSSALDALIEAAGSAPGFLGGKLSGAGWAGCTVNLVAAEHAGAFAEAVVEGYARRTGTRAEAYVCRAADGARVVGP, from the coding sequence ATGCCCACATCCCCCGACGCCCGAGCCCGGGCCGCCTTCCGCGACCGCTTCGGGGCCGAGCCGACGAGCATCGGCCTGGCCCCCGGCCGGGTCGAGCTGCTGGGCAACCACACCGACTACAACGGCGGCCTCGTGCTCGCCTCGGCCGTCGACCGGGAGACGGCGGTCGCCGGCCGGGTGGTCGGGGGGCGACGCGCCCGGATCGCCTCCGAGTCGTTCGAGGAGGTCTACGAGTTCTCGGTCGACGACCCGACGCCCGACCCCTCGGGCCCCTGGGGCCGGTACGTCCGGGGGGTGGTGCTGGCGATGGCGAGTCGCTTCGGCCCGATCCGTTCGGGCTTCGAGGCGACCGTGGCCGGGGACGTGCCGGTCGGGGCGGGGCTGTCCAGCTCGGCGAGCCTGGAGGCCTCGGCCGCGATGTTCCTTATCGGCGCCGGGCTCGTCGACCCCGGGCCGATCGACGACGCGGCGAGGATGGACCTGGCCCGCCTGCTCCAGAAGGCCGAGAACGAGTACGTCGGCGTCGCGTCCGGCCTGCTCGACCAGTTCTGCGCCCTGCTCGGCCGGGCCGACCACGCCCTGATGCTGGACTGCCTTTCGCACACGCATGATCGTGTGTCGATGGGAAATCCCGCCCCGGCGATCGTCGTCTGCGACTCGAAGACTTCCCGGAGGCTGGCCGACGGCATGTACAACCGGCGCCGGGAGGAGTGCGATCGGGTCGTCTCCTACTTCCGGGAGCACCCGCCCGCCTCGTCGCTGGGCGACCCGTACCGCCCTCCCCCGCCGGTCGAGTCGCTCCGGGACGTCACGCTCGCCGACCTGAACGCCTACTGGGACCGGCTCGACCCGGTCGGCCGGCGACGGGCCCGGCACGTCCTGGCCGAGAACGATCGGGTCCGCCGGGGGGCCGAGGCGCTGCGTCGGGGAGACGCGGCCTGGCTGGGCCGCCTGATGTCGGAGTCCCACGAGTCGAGCCGGGACGACTTCGAGAACAGCTCATCGGCCCTGGATGCGTTGATCGAGGCGGCCGGATCGGCCCCCGGCTTCCTCGGCGGCAAGCTCAGCGGGGCCGGCTGGGCCGGATGCACGGTCAACCTCGTGGCGGCCGAGCACGCCGGGGCCTTCGCCGAGGCGGTGGTCGAGGGCTACGCCCGACGGACCGGGACGAGGGCCGAGGCCTACGTCTGCCGGGCGGCCGACGGGGCGAGGGTCGTGGGGCCCTGA
- the metK gene encoding methionine adenosyltransferase — translation MSDNNRYLFTSESVSMGHPDKMADQISDGILDAIFAQDPHARVACETLLTTGLVVLAGEITTTATVNYPDVVRQVVREIGYTSSDMGFDADTCGVMVALGKQSPDIAMGVNEDAASGKDIGAGDQGLMFGFACDETPELMPLPIALAHRVINKITEARQSGRVKWLRPDSKSQVTVEYDGGKPVRVDTVVVSTQHDPGVDHKTIRETIIKEVIEPVLPKDMVKGEPTYHINPTGNFVVGGPHGDAGLTGRKIIVDTYGGSGRHGGGAFSGKDPTKVDRSAAYMARYVAKNVVAAGLARKCEVQLAYAIGVSAPVSVHVETFGTGTLPHDQIEALIREHFPLTPSGIITHLDLRRPIFRKTAAGGHFGRSEPEFTWEKTDKADTLKQAATAAAVAVA, via the coding sequence GTGTCCGATAATAATCGCTATCTGTTCACCAGCGAGTCCGTTTCGATGGGCCATCCCGACAAGATGGCCGACCAGATCTCCGACGGCATCCTGGACGCCATCTTCGCCCAGGACCCCCACGCCCGGGTCGCCTGCGAGACGCTGCTGACGACCGGGCTGGTCGTGCTGGCCGGGGAGATCACGACGACCGCCACCGTCAACTACCCCGACGTCGTCCGCCAGGTGGTCCGGGAGATCGGCTACACCTCCAGCGACATGGGCTTCGACGCCGACACCTGCGGCGTGATGGTGGCCCTGGGCAAGCAGTCGCCCGACATCGCCATGGGGGTGAACGAGGACGCCGCCTCGGGCAAGGACATCGGCGCCGGCGACCAGGGCCTGATGTTCGGCTTCGCCTGCGACGAGACCCCCGAGCTGATGCCCCTGCCGATCGCCCTGGCCCACCGCGTGATCAACAAGATCACCGAGGCCCGCCAGAGCGGCCGGGTCAAGTGGCTGCGGCCCGACAGCAAGAGCCAGGTCACCGTCGAGTACGACGGCGGCAAGCCGGTGCGGGTCGACACGGTGGTCGTCTCCACCCAGCACGACCCGGGCGTCGACCACAAGACGATCCGGGAGACGATCATCAAGGAGGTGATCGAGCCGGTCCTGCCCAAGGACATGGTCAAGGGCGAGCCGACCTACCACATCAACCCGACCGGGAACTTCGTGGTCGGCGGCCCCCACGGCGACGCCGGCCTGACGGGCCGGAAGATCATCGTCGACACCTACGGCGGCTCGGGCCGCCACGGCGGCGGCGCCTTCAGCGGCAAGGATCCCACGAAGGTCGACCGATCGGCCGCCTACATGGCCCGATACGTCGCCAAGAACGTGGTGGCCGCCGGGCTGGCGAGGAAGTGCGAGGTGCAGCTGGCCTACGCCATCGGCGTCAGCGCCCCGGTGAGCGTCCACGTCGAGACCTTCGGCACCGGCACCCTGCCCCACGACCAGATCGAGGCCCTGATCCGGGAGCACTTCCCGCTGACCCCCTCAGGGATCATCACGCACCTCGACCTGCGCCGGCCCATCTTCCGCAAGACCGCCGCCGGCGGCCACTTCGGCCGCTCCGAGCCGGAATTCACCTGGGAGAAGACCGACAAGGCCGACACCTTGAAGCAGGCCGCCACCGCCGCCGCCGTGGCCGTGGCCTGA